From the Musa acuminata AAA Group cultivar baxijiao chromosome BXJ3-1, Cavendish_Baxijiao_AAA, whole genome shotgun sequence genome, the window atagatGAGCTTCTTAGTTTGAAGTTTTGGAGGATCAAGAAATAAATTGTTCGAAATCTCGCTAAAGCATCAATCGTGATGATGTGTATTTGAAGTCTCTTCTCTTAGGTCGAGAACTCAAATTTCCCTTATATTTCATTTGTCACTCTCAGATGGAGTTATTGTGCCAAAAGGCACCCAGAAAAATCAAAGGGCACTAAATGGTGCTAAGGGTATGAGAAAGACATTTACTAAATCTGATAAAGATGGAAATTAAGTAGTCTACAATGAGGTGTTAGGTTGAATACACAGATTGCAGGACTTGTTTGGATTGGAAAAAGTCTTTTGATGTAATTTTTCTAAAGAATATTCTTTCTAGTCTAACTAGACATTTAATGAATATGAATTTTCTCGTAGAGCTTCTATATCACGACATAATAATACTAAATAGTTTGTCAAAGAATTTTAGTTCTTTTAGAAAATAGGACTATTTACCGTAAAAGTCTGAATCTAAAAGTTTTAATTATGAATTACTCCGTAAGAATATTCTTTCTAGTCTAATTAGATATTTAATGAATATGAATTTTCTCGTAGAGCATCTATATCAcgacataataatattaaatattttgtcaaagaattttagattttttagaaAATAGGACTATTTATTGTAAAAgcctgaaactaaaagttttgactaTGAATTGATCCGTAAGAATATTCTTTCTAGTCTAATTAGACATTTAATGAATATGAATTTTCTCGTAGAGCGTCTATATCTTTCGAAATCCTTAAAGATACATCATGACATAATAATGCTAAATATTTCGTTaaagaattttatattttttagaaaataggaCTATTTACTGTAAAAGCCCGAAACTAAAAGTTTTAACTGTGTATTTAGGGAGGAAAATAAAGTGAGAAAATTGATTGACAAATTTTGCTAGCACCATTTATTCCAGGGAGTTTTGGCCATCAGAGTTTATTGATCTATTGTgctctcttttttgtttttttgagaGCAgaatatattcattttcataagtAATATATAGATTTTGTCGGAAACCaaatatattcattttcataagtCATATTTAAATTTTCGTTtggacaaaaaaaaataatagtgGGGTTGGTGGAAGAGTATGATCATCAATGGCTTCTTGCAGAGACAGATAGTGACCTTCTGTGGCATGCAGTCAACAGCTAACTTGTTCTTGGAGAATCTGCCAAGGAGTTCCATGGTTTGCGGGCAGAACGTTGGATCAACGTTGATAGACTTCCACCATCGACGATTTATGTCAAGAAACATGAACTTGGGAGACTAGTCAAACTGTTTGTGGACATGCTGACAACTGAGAGAAGACCAATTCACCACCGCTGAGCTCTCATGGTGTCTCGTCGGTCTCAGTTCTTCCAACTTCTCGATGAGGGTTGACTGGTACTTGGGCTTCTCATCACATGTTCAAAGCCCACGCAGACGTCACCGATGACCCGCCATCTTCCTCACCAACCACTCCTCTCTATATATGCACACAGCCAGACTTCTCCTTGCATCGACCAAGCCTTCATCGGCTCATAGACCTTTCTCCACCTGCACCGCTCGACGACATGGTCGCCGATTGCTGCAACTTGGAGCTGACGTTCGGCGTCAGTGTCCACCGGATGTGGAAGGCGGCCGCCTGCGAGGACCACGTCATGTACCCCAAAATCGTTCCCGAGTACTTCGCGAGCGTGGAACTCATCGGAGACGGTGAAGCCGGCAGCACAAAGATCTTCCGCTTCACTCCAGGTTTGAAATGACCCCATGAGAACTTTCGGCATGTATAGTTCTGATAGGAGACGTGCATGGGTCTGCTAACCGGTTGTGGGAATCCTGTGCGTGGAACTGCATGCAGCTGCGAAGCCGCTGAGCTTCGTGAAGGATCATGTGGAAGTGCTGGACCATGCAAGCCACACGCTGAGGTACAAGACGATCGAAGGAGGCTACGTCGGGCTGACGCTCAAGTCGATCATCTTCGAGTACAGATATGAAGCGTTGAGCGATGACGCCTGCGCGGTGAAGATAAAGATGGAGTACGACACGCTCGACGACAAGCCGGTCGGCggcgaggaggtggagaagatgAAGGAAGGCACCGCAAGACTGTTGAAGGCGGTGGAGGGTTACCTCTTAGCCAACCCTGGTGCTTGTGCCTAAGTCTTGTGTTGTTGACTACTTGGTGGTCGACTGCGGAGTAATAATGACGTGATGGtgcctcagagagagagagagagatatatatatatatatatatatttccgagCTATCAAgagataaaatcttatttattattaattataataaaaatactaattaGTAAGAAAGCAGGATTTAAGTGCAAATTAGTGAACTTAATTGTTCGACATGAATTGAGGAGCTGAGCATTTTTTAGAGATCAAACACAAGACAGGAAGAAAAGTTacttaaatatatgaattaaagaCAATAATTAGGGATGACAATTAATTAATTTTtcgattaaaaaaaagaaaagctacGACTTATCTAACATCACATTCTGCCTTAAGTCAATCATTTATTAAACTGTCAGTCTTGTGCCACTAACAATAATAAATGCGTCGTATCAAATAATTTAATGAGTTCATCATAAGCCGCGTTGAGTAGATGGGTATGTGGCACGTGCACCCACAACCCATCCTTGACTTGGCACGTGCGGACCCGATCGAGTCAATACAACTTCGCACAATCCCTTCCCACGATTCCGCCGtcaaatcaagagtttgattggaGCCGATTTGGATTGTGGCCGTTAAATCGAGTAATTGGACGGATTTGGGTGAATATTTGTTGTATCGGAATTAATGGATCCTGTCATATGTAATATCGTTGCGGTGGGCGGGTGGAAGCGTTAGGAGCCACCGTAAGAAGAGGCTGGCGAGGTGAGGTCTCGGTAGCAGCGATGCgaagctcggtgcaggcaggcgacGACGGCGGCGAGGGGGGTGCGGCTTTGGCTTCGTACTGGTGGCGCCCCCTCGTCGAGCATGGCGGCTCCGAGGGCGAGGCGGCGCGGCGGCGGGTGCGGGTGCTGAGGGAGATGGAGCGACTGGCGACCGCCGCGAATGAGTCCCTCGACGACCTCCGGCACAAGTTGCTGACTTACAAGGCCGGGGATCTCTGGTTCCCCGCCGGCGGGGTCCCGAAGCAGGAGATGGACATCCCCCCGGTCGTAAGCGTCCTGCTGATCGGGCTCGCGGGCGCCGGCAAGAG encodes:
- the LOC135628196 gene encoding pathogenesis-related protein 1-like; this translates as MVADCCNLELTFGVSVHRMWKAAACEDHVMYPKIVPEYFASVELIGDGEAGSTKIFRFTPAAKPLSFVKDHVEVLDHASHTLRYKTIEGGYVGLTLKSIIFEYRYEALSDDACAVKIKMEYDTLDDKPVGGEEVEKMKEGTARLLKAVEGYLLANPGACA